A stretch of the Apteryx mantelli isolate bAptMan1 chromosome 3, bAptMan1.hap1, whole genome shotgun sequence genome encodes the following:
- the MAP3K7 gene encoding mitogen-activated protein kinase kinase kinase 7 isoform X5, producing MSWCLQCSQGVAYLHSMKPKALIHRDLKPPNLLLVAGGTVLKICDFGTACDIQTHMTNNKGSAAWMAPEVFEGSNYSEKCDVFSWGIILWEVITRRKPFDEIGGPAFRIMWAVHNGTRPPLIKNLPKPIESLMTRCWSKDPSQRPSMEEIVKIMTHLMRYFPGADEPLQYPCQYSDEGQSNSATSTGSFMDITSTNTSNKSDANIEPSDFQGTSTNDTIKRLESKLAQQMKNTAKQPGDPGRLSLPPSRGSSVESLSDVRGRPQSALVSGEAKRMSADMSEIEARIASTTAYSKPKRGHRKTASFGNILDVPEIIIPAGNGQQRRRSIQDLSVAGTESSQESRNSSRSSSPSVRMITTSGPTSEKPTRNPWTPDDAETNGSDNSIPMAYLTLDHQLQPLAPCPNSKESMAVFEQHCKMAQEYMKVQTEIALLLQRKQELIAELDQDEKDQQNTSRLVQEHKKLLDENKSLSTYYQQCKKQLEVIRNQQQKRPGTS from the exons ATGAGTTGGTGTTTACAGTGTTCCCAAGGAGTGGCGTATCTCCACAGCATGAAACCAAAGGCTCTAATTCACAGAGACCTGAAACCACCAAA TTTGCTCTTGGTAGCTGGGGGGACAGTTCTAAAAATCTGTGATTTTGGTACAGCCTGTGATATTCAAACACACATGACCAACAATAAGGGAAGTGCTGCTTGGATGGCACCTGAAGTTTTTGAAG GTAGCAATTACAGTGAAAAATGTGATGTTTTCAGTTGGGGTATTATTCTCTGGGAGGTAATCACCCGCAGGAAACCTTTTGATGAGATTGGTGGTCCAGCTTTCCGCATAATGTGGGCGGTTCACAATG GTACTCGGCCACCACTGATCAAAAACCTACCTAAACCGATTGAGAGTTTAATGACCCGTTGTTGGTCCAAGGATCCTTCACAACGACCATCCATGGAAGAAATTGTCAAAATAATGACACATTTGATGCGG TACTTTCCAGGAGCTGATGAACCTCTGCAGTATCCTTGCCAGTATTCAGATGAAGGCCAAAGCAACTCTGCCACTAGTACAG GTTCATTCATGGACATCACTTCCACAAACACAAGTAACAAGAGTGATGCTAACATAGAACCAAGTGACTTTCAAGGAACTTCTACCAATGACACTATTAAACGTTTAGAATCAAAATTGGCGcagcaaatgaaaaatacagcTAAGCAGCCG GGTGATCCTGGCCGTTTGAGTTTACCCCCATCTCGTGGGAGCAGTGTGGAGAGCTTGTCAGATGTTCGTGGGCGACCACAGTCAGCCCTTGTTTCAGGAGAAGCCAAAAGGATGAGTGCTGACATGTCTGAAATAGAAGCAAGAATAGCTTCCACCACAG CCTATTCCAAGCCTAAACGAGGCCACCGTAAAACTGCTTCATTTGGCAACATTCTGGATGTCCCTGAGATCATCATACCAG caggaAACGGACAGCAGAGGCGCAGATCCATTCAAGATCTCAGTGTTGCTGGAACAGAATCCAGTCAG GAGAGTAGAAACAGCAGCAGGTCATCTAGTCCTAGTGTGAGAATGATCACTACCTCGGGACCAACCTCTGAAAAGCCAACTCGTAACCCATGGACACCTGATGATGCAG AGACCAATGGGTCAGATAACTCCATCCCAATGGCATATCTTACATTAGATCATCAGTTACAG CCTCTAGCACCATGCCCAAACTCCAAAGAATCTATGGCTGTGTTTGAACAGCACTGTAAAATGGCACAAGAGTACATGAAAGTTCAGACAGAAATTGCATTGCTGTTGCAGAGAAA ACAAGAACTAATAGCAGAACTGGACCAGGATGAAAAAGACCAGCAAAATACATCCCGTCTGGTACAAGAACATAAAAAGCTGTTAGATGAAAACAAAAGTCTCTCAACTTACTATCAGCAATGCAAAAAACAATTAGAGGTCATCAGAAATCAGCAACAGAAACGGCCAGGCACGTCATGA